The DNA segment CCGCTCGAACATCAGCCGCGGCTCGTCGGTCAGACCGACGTAGTTGCCCAGCGACTTGCTCATCTTCTGCACGCCGTCCAGCCCCACCAGGATCGGCAGGATCATCACCACCTGCGCCGGCTGGCCCGCCTCGAGCTGCAGGTCGCGGCCCACCAGGTTGTTGAACGTCTGGTCCGTCCCGCCCAGTTCCACGTCCGCCTCGATCATCACCGAGTCGTACCCCTGCATCAGCGGGTACATCAACTCGTGCATCCCGATCGGCGTCTCGGTCTCAAATCGCTTGCGAAAATCCTCACGCTTGAGCATCTGCCCAACCGTCATCTTCGCCGCCAGCTTCAATACGTCGTCAAACCGCATCTCCGCCAGCCATGAGCTGTTGTAACGAATCTCCAGGAAGTCCGGGTCCGTCTTGAGAATCTTTCCCGCCTGCTGGAAATACGTCTGGGCGTTCTGCTCGATCTCCGGGCGGGTCAATACCGGCCGGGTCTTGCTTCGGCCCGACGGATCCCCGATCATCGCCGTGAAATCCCCGATGATCAGCACCGCCTTGTGACCCAAGTCCTGAAACTGCCGCAGCTTGCGCAGCACCACGGAGTGGCCCAAGTGGATGTCCGGGGCCGTCGGGTCCATGCCCAGCTTCACCCGCAGCGGCTTGCCGCTGGACAGCGAACCGGCCAGCTTCTGGGCCAGTTCCTGCTCGCTGTAAACCGCTTCGATGCCACGCTTGAGTGTCTCTAATTGTTCTGCAACCTTAGCGTCCATAGCGCGATATGTTACCCAAGGCCTATCGACCGGTCAAGCCGATCCACCCGTCAATCGTCCTCTCCAACAGTCTTCTCGGTTCGCATTCCCCTTGACTTTTGTGAAATGCCTCTGTATCCTGAGCGTAGTTAACCGGTTTAGCTA comes from the Phycisphaerae bacterium genome and includes:
- a CDS encoding tyrosine--tRNA ligase, giving the protein MDAKVAEQLETLKRGIEAVYSEQELAQKLAGSLSSGKPLRVKLGMDPTAPDIHLGHSVVLRKLRQFQDLGHKAVLIIGDFTAMIGDPSGRSKTRPVLTRPEIEQNAQTYFQQAGKILKTDPDFLEIRYNSSWLAEMRFDDVLKLAAKMTVGQMLKREDFRKRFETETPIGMHELMYPLMQGYDSVMIEADVELGGTDQTFNNLVGRDLQLEAGQPAQVVMILPILVGLDGVQKMSKSLGNYVGLTDEPRLMFERVMSIPDTVMPQWFTLLTDFGPERISEILDTRQTHPKQAKMELGKYIVRAYHNDEQAEWAAAEFDRIHAQHELPDEMPEVRVTGEEQPLAKLLAQIGMVKSNSEARRLIQQGGVKVGGEAVGDVNATIAPATGLILQIGRRKFAKLVVE